In one Natronosalvus amylolyticus genomic region, the following are encoded:
- a CDS encoding FAD-binding and (Fe-S)-binding domain-containing protein produces MAVEDGPPTAGDAGAHLEATGRDRQPVEPYADLARALESRLEGEVAFDEYAQVLYATDGSIYQARPAGVVHPRDIADVREAVRTAAEFDTPILPRGAGSSLAGQAVGPGCVVLDFTTRMDDILEVDPDSRRAIVQPGVVQDHLDARLESHGLKFAPDPASANRATIGGGIGNNSTGAHSVRYGITDAYVESCRVVLADGSLIRTREIVLDSPEWDEIVSKDDREAHIYRTVRSAVEDNADEIETRYPDLQRSVSGYNLQKVLYETDDGERAINLSKLLVGAEGTLGIVVEATLSLVTVPEETALVVYAYDDLIDALAAVPRALEHDVSAVELMDDEVFRLARGSDGYATYAEPIPEAAAAALMLEFDSELVGDDTGDGSRSEQAQRTAFEAAIAETTADLLEDGDAFEVIEAYTEDAQGDLWKLRKAAIPLLMSMDGDPKPYPFIEDASVPPAELATYVGRFQEILENHDTTAAYFAHAGAGTLHIRPILNLKEGPSVETMRAITDDVTDLVLEHGGAFSGEHGDGMARTAFTPKMYGPDLWHAFKTVKTAFDPEWLCNPGNVVFRDDSDDVGPDGDRGVGADVRENLRYGPAYRSLEPRTTLSFEDDGGFSHLVELCNGCGTCRQTGGDVMCPTYRASGEEIQTTRGRANLLRAAISGELPPEELHSERFQREVLDLCVGCKGCASDCPTGVDLAKLKAEVKHQYHTDEGASLRTKLFANVDRLATLGSATAPFANRLPDLPGARAAMERTLGIAPERELPTFEREDFHDWWDARGGARVDESTADAAVVLFPDTFTTYSDLGPGKAAVSLLEAANVHVSVPTDLEPSGRAAYSTGLLEAARERAKHNVRTLAPRVEAGRSVLFVEPSDAVMFQDEYRDLLGGGDDVDSDALAAVSNGAFGVLEYLDRTGLDRSLEFEVDATAQSLTYHGHCNQKAQGTDHHAVGVLRRAGYAVDPLDSTCCGMAGSFGYEAEHYDLSMAIGSLLGDQVEASSGEQVTAPGTSCRSQLSQVLETERPPHPVELLERARLE; encoded by the coding sequence ATGGCAGTTGAGGACGGTCCACCGACGGCTGGCGATGCGGGTGCTCACCTCGAGGCGACCGGCCGGGATCGACAACCGGTCGAGCCGTACGCCGACCTGGCGCGCGCTCTCGAGTCCCGTCTCGAAGGTGAGGTCGCTTTCGACGAGTACGCGCAGGTGTTGTACGCCACTGACGGGAGCATCTATCAGGCTCGACCTGCGGGTGTCGTCCACCCAAGAGATATCGCGGATGTCCGGGAAGCGGTTCGGACGGCGGCCGAATTCGACACGCCGATTCTCCCCCGCGGGGCCGGGTCGTCGCTCGCAGGTCAGGCCGTCGGCCCGGGCTGTGTCGTCCTCGATTTCACGACGCGCATGGACGATATCCTCGAGGTCGATCCCGACTCTCGCCGGGCGATCGTCCAGCCTGGCGTCGTCCAGGATCACCTGGACGCTCGCCTCGAGTCGCACGGTCTCAAGTTCGCACCCGACCCGGCTTCGGCAAACCGGGCGACCATCGGTGGCGGTATCGGGAACAATTCGACGGGTGCGCACTCCGTTCGGTACGGGATAACGGACGCCTACGTCGAGTCGTGTCGGGTTGTCCTCGCCGACGGGTCACTTATCCGAACGCGGGAGATCGTCCTCGACAGCCCCGAGTGGGACGAAATCGTCTCGAAAGACGACCGTGAAGCCCACATCTACCGGACCGTTCGAAGTGCGGTCGAGGACAACGCGGATGAAATCGAGACGCGGTACCCCGACTTACAGCGCTCGGTGAGTGGGTACAATCTCCAGAAAGTACTGTACGAGACCGACGACGGCGAGCGAGCGATCAACCTCTCGAAACTCCTCGTTGGCGCCGAAGGGACGCTGGGTATCGTCGTCGAAGCGACGCTCTCGTTGGTGACCGTACCCGAGGAAACGGCGCTCGTCGTCTACGCGTACGACGACCTCATTGACGCGCTGGCTGCCGTTCCACGCGCCCTCGAACACGACGTGAGCGCCGTCGAACTGATGGACGACGAGGTGTTCCGCCTCGCCCGCGGATCGGATGGGTATGCGACCTACGCCGAACCCATCCCCGAGGCGGCGGCGGCCGCACTCATGCTCGAGTTCGATTCGGAACTGGTCGGAGACGATACCGGAGACGGCTCTCGAAGCGAACAGGCACAGCGGACGGCCTTCGAGGCAGCTATCGCCGAGACGACTGCGGACCTCCTCGAGGACGGCGACGCGTTTGAAGTCATCGAGGCCTACACCGAGGACGCCCAGGGAGACCTCTGGAAGCTTCGAAAAGCGGCGATTCCGCTGTTGATGAGTATGGACGGCGACCCCAAACCGTACCCGTTCATCGAAGACGCCTCCGTACCGCCGGCCGAACTCGCGACCTACGTCGGGCGCTTTCAGGAGATTCTCGAAAATCACGACACGACGGCTGCATATTTCGCTCACGCCGGAGCGGGGACCCTCCATATCCGCCCCATCCTCAACCTCAAGGAGGGGCCGTCGGTGGAGACGATGCGTGCCATCACCGACGACGTAACCGACCTCGTGCTCGAGCACGGGGGCGCGTTCTCGGGCGAACACGGGGACGGCATGGCCCGAACCGCGTTCACCCCCAAGATGTACGGCCCGGACCTGTGGCACGCGTTCAAAACCGTGAAGACGGCCTTCGACCCCGAGTGGCTGTGCAATCCGGGGAACGTCGTCTTCCGAGACGATAGCGACGACGTGGGGCCGGACGGTGACCGAGGCGTCGGGGCCGACGTCCGGGAGAACCTGCGGTACGGTCCCGCTTATCGCTCGCTCGAGCCACGAACGACGCTCTCGTTCGAGGACGACGGCGGCTTCTCCCACCTCGTCGAGTTGTGTAACGGCTGTGGCACCTGCCGGCAGACGGGGGGTGACGTGATGTGCCCGACCTATCGGGCCTCCGGCGAGGAAATCCAGACGACACGCGGCCGGGCGAACTTGCTTCGGGCGGCGATTTCCGGCGAGCTCCCGCCCGAGGAACTGCACTCCGAACGCTTCCAGCGCGAGGTGCTCGACCTGTGTGTCGGCTGTAAAGGCTGTGCCAGCGACTGCCCGACCGGCGTCGATCTGGCGAAACTCAAAGCCGAAGTCAAACACCAGTATCACACCGACGAGGGCGCGAGCCTCCGAACGAAACTCTTCGCGAACGTCGACCGACTGGCCACACTGGGGAGTGCGACAGCCCCGTTCGCGAACCGCTTGCCCGACCTGCCGGGAGCTCGAGCCGCGATGGAACGCACCCTCGGCATCGCTCCCGAGCGCGAGTTGCCGACGTTCGAACGCGAGGATTTCCACGACTGGTGGGACGCACGCGGCGGCGCTCGCGTCGACGAATCGACCGCCGACGCCGCGGTCGTTCTCTTTCCCGACACGTTCACGACCTACAGCGACCTCGGTCCCGGAAAGGCAGCCGTCTCGCTGCTCGAGGCCGCCAACGTCCACGTGAGCGTTCCCACAGACCTCGAGCCAAGTGGCCGGGCCGCCTACTCGACGGGACTGCTCGAGGCCGCCCGTGAGCGGGCAAAACACAACGTCAGAACGCTGGCTCCGCGCGTCGAGGCCGGCCGGTCGGTCCTCTTCGTCGAACCGTCCGACGCCGTCATGTTCCAGGACGAGTACCGGGACCTGCTCGGGGGCGGAGACGACGTCGATTCGGACGCGCTCGCGGCTGTCTCGAACGGCGCGTTCGGTGTCCTCGAGTATCTCGACCGGACCGGATTGGATCGGTCGCTCGAGTTCGAGGTCGACGCCACCGCCCAGTCGCTCACCTATCACGGCCACTGTAACCAGAAAGCCCAGGGGACTGACCACCACGCGGTTGGCGTCCTCAGACGGGCGGGCTACGCCGTCGATCCGCTGGATTCAACCTGTTGTGGCATGGCCGGGAGCTTTGGCTACGAGGCCGAACACTACGACCTGTCGATGGCAATCGGCTCGCTGCTCGGCGACCAGGTCGAGGCCAGTTCGGGCGAGCAGGTGACCGCACCCGGCACCTCCTGTCGGAGCCAGCTTTCACAGGTACTCGAGACCGAACGCCCGCCCCATCCGGTGGAACTGCTCGAGCGAGCGCGCCTCGAGTGA
- a CDS encoding GrpB family protein has product MYPIRSRIAIRNTLPPVATDTAGRNRCRKRFSPSPRRVTISPETPAVGLARGTVELEPHRDVWSECYAAEIERLEAVVGDRVLAFEHVGSTAVEGLPAKPIIDILGIVPDLEEADDLVAALESSGYEHRPDDIEGRHFLAKGPASNRTHYLSLATRESAVVENQLAFRDALRADPALAQAYADRKRTLTARYPDDRATYTAKKGAFVRAVLKDVAKE; this is encoded by the coding sequence CTGTACCCGATTCGCTCGAGGATTGCTATCAGGAACACCCTCCCCCCGGTCGCAACCGATACCGCCGGTCGCAACCGATGTCGAAAACGCTTTTCACCATCCCCTCGACGTGTCACTATCTCGCCCGAGACACCCGCCGTCGGCCTGGCACGCGGCACCGTCGAACTGGAACCACACCGAGACGTCTGGAGCGAGTGCTACGCGGCTGAGATCGAGCGACTCGAGGCGGTTGTCGGCGACCGAGTTCTCGCGTTCGAACACGTCGGCAGTACCGCCGTCGAGGGACTTCCGGCGAAACCGATCATCGACATCCTTGGAATCGTCCCTGACCTCGAGGAAGCGGACGACCTGGTGGCGGCCCTCGAGTCTTCCGGCTACGAACACCGCCCCGACGACATCGAGGGTCGGCACTTTCTCGCGAAAGGACCGGCCTCGAACCGCACGCACTACCTCTCGTTAGCGACGCGTGAGAGTGCCGTCGTCGAAAATCAACTCGCGTTCAGGGACGCGCTACGGGCGGACCCGGCACTCGCCCAGGCGTACGCCGATCGAAAACGTACGCTCACGGCGAGATATCCCGACGATCGGGCGACCTATACGGCGAAGAAGGGGGCGTTCGTCCGCGCCGTCCTCAAGGACGTTGCGAAGGAGTGA
- a CDS encoding deoxyribonuclease IV — MQVGAHVSISGSRVSSDEETPPYDDIRNAVSRQLAFGGNCGQIFTTSPQVWAEPEISDEAAAGFREETDTQLEGPWVIHSAYLVNLCTPKDDLRAKSMASMQAELDAAEALGVPYVNVHLGAHTGAGVEGGLDNAASVIDDLEVPDDVTILIESDAGSGTKLGGEFEHLAGIIERTDEDIGICIDTAHTLVAGNDLTTPEAVDETVERFDDVVGLEYLEYIHLNDSKHDVGTHKDEHALIGEGYIGEDGIAAIINHPELRDLPYALETPTENGKGFAWNIAKVKELRE, encoded by the coding sequence ATGCAGGTTGGAGCGCACGTCTCCATCTCCGGATCGCGCGTCTCCTCCGACGAGGAGACCCCACCGTACGACGACATTCGTAACGCCGTCTCCCGACAACTCGCCTTCGGGGGCAACTGCGGACAGATTTTCACCACCTCGCCGCAGGTCTGGGCCGAACCCGAGATCAGCGACGAGGCCGCCGCCGGGTTCCGCGAGGAAACCGACACCCAACTCGAGGGGCCGTGGGTGATTCACTCGGCGTATCTGGTCAACCTCTGTACGCCCAAAGACGACCTGCGGGCGAAATCGATGGCCTCGATGCAGGCGGAACTCGACGCCGCCGAGGCACTGGGCGTTCCGTACGTCAACGTCCACCTCGGGGCCCACACCGGCGCCGGCGTCGAGGGCGGCCTCGACAACGCCGCGAGCGTTATCGACGATCTCGAGGTTCCCGACGACGTAACCATCCTGATCGAATCCGACGCCGGCAGCGGAACCAAACTCGGCGGCGAGTTCGAACACCTGGCGGGTATCATCGAACGTACCGACGAGGACATCGGTATCTGTATCGACACCGCCCACACGCTCGTCGCTGGCAACGACCTGACGACGCCCGAAGCCGTCGACGAGACCGTCGAGCGCTTCGACGACGTCGTCGGCCTCGAGTACCTCGAGTACATCCACCTCAACGACTCGAAACACGATGTCGGAACGCACAAAGACGAACACGCGCTCATCGGCGAGGGCTACATCGGGGAAGACGGCATCGCCGCAATTATCAACCACCCTGAACTTCGTGACCTGCCGTACGCCCTCGAGACGCCGACTGAAAACGGTAAAGGGTTCGCCTGGAACATCGCGAAAGTCAAAGAACTGCGCGAATAG
- a CDS encoding class I SAM-dependent methyltransferase — MRAFSEAYLRRTRAGMWADSRDALADLELASREHILDVGCGSGELTRVLAEESSGTVIGCDADRSLLEYTRGSIDDVPGASSKQSVPVVQGDATRLPFASDSVDLVTCQALLINLPDPVTAVEEFARVSSDLVAAIEPDNGAVTIDSTVPQEATLEHRARKAYLDGVETDVTLGVGARDVFETAGLDVVSTHRYDHDRTISPPYDEHALTVARRKATGAGLADDRATMLQSDLTGAEYDDLRSEWRAMGRDVIEAMQDGQYERTETVPFYVTVGRVQS; from the coding sequence GTGCGAGCGTTTTCCGAAGCCTACCTTCGACGGACTCGAGCGGGGATGTGGGCAGATTCCCGCGACGCGCTGGCGGACCTCGAGTTAGCCAGCCGCGAGCACATTCTCGACGTGGGCTGTGGCTCCGGCGAACTCACTCGCGTTCTCGCCGAGGAGTCTTCTGGAACCGTGATCGGGTGTGACGCCGACCGTTCGTTGCTCGAGTACACGCGGGGGTCGATCGACGACGTACCCGGAGCGTCGTCGAAGCAATCGGTTCCGGTCGTTCAGGGCGACGCGACGCGTCTCCCATTCGCGAGCGACAGCGTGGACCTGGTTACCTGCCAGGCGCTGTTGATCAATCTGCCGGACCCGGTGACGGCCGTCGAGGAGTTCGCCAGGGTCTCGAGCGATCTCGTCGCCGCCATCGAACCCGATAACGGCGCAGTTACCATCGATTCGACCGTCCCACAGGAAGCCACGCTCGAGCACCGGGCCCGGAAAGCGTATCTCGATGGTGTCGAAACGGACGTCACGCTCGGTGTGGGTGCCCGCGACGTGTTCGAAACGGCGGGGCTCGATGTGGTTTCGACCCATCGGTACGACCACGATCGAACTATCAGCCCGCCGTACGACGAACACGCCCTGACCGTCGCCCGACGAAAGGCGACGGGAGCGGGGCTGGCAGACGACCGTGCGACGATGCTTCAGAGCGACCTTACGGGCGCCGAGTACGACGACCTGCGAAGCGAGTGGCGGGCGATGGGCCGTGACGTCATCGAAGCGATGCAGGACGGGCAGTACGAACGAACGGAGACGGTCCCATTTTACGTCACCGTTGGCCGGGTCCAGTCCTGA
- a CDS encoding universal stress protein, whose product MNKGLVVIEDTDHHRSLLETAGELAAGAGAELVLLSMKSTEDVAADRDAIAQVNPDRLGTYGTDTAEQQLRHTTHTVARDALADTEVDYQVAPKIVDSKTEATAILDSAEEHGCDHIFMVGRKRSPTGKALFGDLAQSVMLAFDGQVTVELE is encoded by the coding sequence ATGAACAAAGGACTTGTCGTCATCGAAGACACCGACCACCACCGATCGCTGCTCGAGACAGCCGGCGAACTCGCTGCCGGCGCGGGTGCCGAACTCGTCTTGCTCTCGATGAAATCCACCGAAGACGTCGCTGCCGACCGGGATGCCATCGCACAGGTCAACCCAGACCGCCTGGGTACCTACGGCACCGACACCGCCGAACAGCAGCTACGACACACCACCCACACGGTCGCTCGCGACGCACTTGCCGACACCGAAGTCGATTACCAGGTGGCCCCGAAAATCGTCGATTCGAAGACGGAAGCGACGGCGATTCTCGACAGCGCCGAGGAACACGGCTGTGACCACATCTTCATGGTCGGTCGCAAACGCTCGCCAACCGGGAAAGCCCTCTTCGGCGACCTCGCCCAGAGCGTCATGCTTGCGTTCGACGGTCAGGTTACCGTCGAACTCGAGTAA
- the arcS gene encoding archaeosine synthase subunit alpha has translation MTEYFEVHERDGAARLGELRLETPRTTPALVGDLLEDGGSRWSADRELPTGDESALTVLPHRGFPGGTADPVRESFAVDYPDVAFPSVAVVSSAGPIDHGTDAYVVSDVQSIVGHGAALVEAVVRLRETIPSDTALIFSGVATPRNVALLAYAGVDAFDATRATIKGTQGKYLTTESEYFLEDLEELPCSCPACQGPRGEFTRADCAEHNRNALAAELAVVRQRIRDGRLRDYIEGQARHDQWLTAAMRELDSQWGYLEERTPILREGDLDAATEDTLRRVEIQRFADRVTSRYRNRFDAPLVLVPCSARKPYSESQSHTQFHRAIQWRAHLVSMTSPIGVVPQELETTYPAQHYDTVVTGRWSADEKDFVARILERYLERNEYPYVVAHVPDEGYRDIVERVEAELDLDVTYTVDRDAHPTDDGSLEALNEALAGEPAYQKREREHNTVRAMADYLLGDGAGDELFETFQTTSRYPRLQVRDSDETQFATMVPQYGTLSFTLEGAKRWVESDAPTKRVEIDGFVPQGSVLAPGVVDADADIRVGDEVVVEGPRAFGIARAEMFGREMVESTRGVACEIRHVEEL, from the coding sequence ATGACCGAGTACTTCGAAGTCCACGAGCGCGATGGGGCCGCGCGACTGGGCGAACTTCGCCTCGAGACGCCGCGAACGACGCCCGCCCTCGTCGGCGACTTGCTCGAGGACGGTGGCTCTCGCTGGTCGGCCGACCGCGAGTTGCCGACCGGTGACGAATCGGCCCTGACGGTGCTCCCACACCGCGGGTTTCCCGGTGGCACCGCCGACCCCGTCCGAGAGAGCTTCGCCGTCGACTATCCGGACGTCGCGTTCCCCAGCGTTGCCGTCGTCTCGAGTGCGGGCCCGATCGATCACGGCACCGACGCGTACGTCGTCTCGGACGTCCAGTCTATCGTCGGCCACGGGGCTGCACTCGTCGAAGCAGTCGTTCGCCTGCGAGAGACGATTCCGTCCGATACCGCCCTCATTTTCTCCGGTGTCGCGACCCCACGTAACGTCGCCCTCCTCGCGTACGCCGGCGTCGACGCGTTCGATGCGACCCGTGCCACGATCAAAGGCACTCAGGGGAAGTACCTCACAACCGAGAGCGAGTACTTCCTCGAGGACCTCGAGGAACTCCCCTGTTCGTGCCCGGCATGCCAGGGCCCGCGAGGGGAGTTCACCCGCGCGGACTGTGCCGAGCACAATCGAAACGCCCTCGCCGCGGAACTGGCGGTCGTCCGACAGCGAATTCGGGACGGTCGACTCCGCGATTATATCGAAGGCCAGGCGCGTCACGACCAGTGGCTCACCGCCGCCATGCGCGAACTCGACTCCCAGTGGGGCTACCTCGAGGAACGAACGCCGATCCTTCGGGAGGGCGATCTGGACGCCGCAACCGAAGACACGCTTCGACGGGTGGAAATCCAGCGGTTTGCAGACCGGGTGACCAGCCGCTATCGCAACCGATTCGACGCCCCGCTGGTGCTCGTGCCCTGTTCGGCGCGAAAGCCCTACAGCGAATCCCAGAGTCACACCCAGTTCCACCGGGCCATCCAGTGGCGTGCTCACCTCGTCTCGATGACCTCGCCCATCGGCGTCGTGCCACAGGAACTCGAAACCACCTATCCCGCCCAGCACTACGATACCGTCGTGACCGGGCGGTGGTCGGCCGACGAGAAAGACTTCGTCGCCCGAATTCTCGAGCGCTATCTCGAACGAAACGAGTATCCATACGTCGTCGCGCACGTTCCCGACGAAGGCTACCGCGACATCGTCGAACGCGTCGAAGCCGAACTCGACCTGGACGTGACGTACACGGTCGACCGAGACGCACACCCAACCGACGACGGCTCCCTCGAGGCGCTCAACGAGGCACTAGCAGGGGAACCGGCCTATCAGAAACGCGAACGAGAGCACAACACCGTTCGCGCGATGGCCGATTACCTGCTCGGCGACGGGGCTGGTGACGAGCTGTTCGAGACGTTCCAGACGACCAGTCGCTACCCGCGATTGCAGGTCAGAGACAGCGACGAAACCCAGTTCGCGACGATGGTGCCCCAGTACGGCACGCTCTCGTTCACCCTCGAGGGGGCAAAACGCTGGGTCGAGAGCGACGCGCCCACGAAACGCGTCGAAATCGACGGCTTCGTTCCCCAGGGCAGCGTCCTCGCCCCGGGTGTCGTCGACGCCGACGCGGACATTCGCGTTGGCGACGAAGTCGTCGTCGAGGGTCCTCGAGCGTTCGGTATCGCTCGAGCCGAGATGTTCGGCCGGGAAATGGTCGAGAGCACGCGCGGCGTGGCGTGTGAGATTCGCCACGTCGAAGAACTGTAG
- a CDS encoding HdeD family acid-resistance protein, with protein MATVPTAPVDESVTNDALEMGWRTLAAAGAIVATLGALAIIFPLATGLSLTLVFGFLLVIAGVAHGGHAVAARSWRGMLWQTALAAVSIIAGVLVLANPAIGLASLTVLLVAYLLVDGVAELAVATRMASGRGRQSIAVSGILSLALGSLLWAGFPGSAAWALGVVVGVSLLATGVSMLLVASGGRAVLTEFDDADLEMPGEEQRAG; from the coding sequence ATGGCAACAGTACCAACAGCACCGGTAGACGAATCGGTAACGAACGACGCTCTCGAGATGGGATGGCGAACACTCGCCGCCGCCGGGGCAATTGTCGCGACGCTTGGCGCTCTTGCGATCATCTTCCCACTCGCGACGGGGCTTTCGCTCACGCTCGTCTTCGGGTTTCTCCTCGTCATCGCGGGCGTTGCCCACGGTGGTCACGCCGTAGCCGCCCGGTCCTGGCGCGGAATGCTCTGGCAGACCGCACTCGCGGCCGTCTCGATTATCGCGGGCGTCCTCGTACTGGCGAACCCGGCGATTGGGCTGGCGAGTCTGACAGTCCTGCTGGTCGCGTACCTCCTCGTCGACGGTGTCGCCGAACTTGCCGTCGCGACGCGGATGGCGAGTGGCCGTGGCCGACAGTCGATTGCGGTGAGCGGTATCCTCTCTTTGGCGCTCGGTAGTCTGCTCTGGGCCGGATTCCCCGGGAGCGCCGCGTGGGCACTCGGCGTCGTCGTGGGTGTTAGTCTGCTTGCGACCGGCGTCTCGATGTTGCTGGTAGCCTCCGGCGGTCGCGCGGTACTGACCGAGTTCGACGACGCTGACCTCGAGATGCCGGGCGAAGAACAGCGCGCTGGCTGA
- a CDS encoding sugar phosphate isomerase/epimerase family protein — protein MHTAIQLYTIRELERPLPELLEAVADTPLEGVEFAGLDGTDPTDVAATLEGTGLEAVAAHAQREELEAGAEELTQSYATLGCDRIVLSWLDPEAFATSEAVESTADLLAELGERVADGGGSFAYHNHDQEFTTLESGRDALDVLWERLEGEPVDIQLDAGWAVAAGRDPVALLERYGDRIDLLHLKDVDGDEPCGLGEGDLPLEACVDAARAADVEWLIYEYDDPEDPARALERDSAVMASLLE, from the coding sequence ATGCATACGGCTATCCAACTGTATACGATTCGCGAACTCGAGCGACCGCTTCCCGAACTTCTCGAGGCTGTCGCCGACACGCCACTCGAGGGCGTCGAGTTCGCCGGTCTCGATGGGACTGACCCGACCGATGTTGCTGCGACCCTCGAGGGAACCGGCCTCGAGGCCGTCGCCGCACACGCCCAGCGCGAGGAACTCGAGGCGGGCGCGGAGGAACTGACGCAATCGTACGCTACACTCGGCTGTGACCGAATCGTTCTGTCGTGGCTCGACCCCGAGGCGTTCGCCACCAGCGAAGCGGTCGAATCGACGGCCGACCTCCTGGCGGAACTGGGTGAGCGCGTCGCCGACGGCGGCGGCTCGTTCGCCTACCACAATCACGACCAGGAGTTCACCACCCTCGAGTCCGGCCGCGACGCGTTAGACGTCCTGTGGGAACGCCTCGAGGGCGAACCCGTCGACATCCAGCTCGATGCGGGCTGGGCTGTCGCGGCTGGCCGTGACCCGGTTGCCCTGCTCGAGCGCTACGGTGACCGAATCGACCTTCTGCACCTGAAAGACGTCGACGGAGACGAACCGTGTGGGTTGGGTGAGGGTGACCTTCCCCTCGAAGCCTGCGTGGACGCGGCTCGAGCGGCCGACGTCGAGTGGCTGATCTACGAGTACGACGACCCCGAGGATCCAGCCCGTGCGCTGGAGCGTGACTCGGCCGTAATGGCGTCGTTGCTCGAGTAG
- a CDS encoding glycosyltransferase: MTRTESVAAFTDLYLPTVNGVTYTIQLWRERWQQRRGSMSIVYPKMEGYEPEQGEYPLRSVRAPLYPQYRLGLPSVPDGLETPDLVHVHTPFSVGFAGIRYARKHSIPVVASYHTLLDDRASQHVSGNVLDGVKRTCRLYERTFFERVDHVTAPTSFARDHLLETVDADVDVTVVSNGIDTDFFRPVDPTSFRRRHDLPNDRPLLGYTGRHGEEKRLEEAIDAVAGTEMTLVLGGDGPAKDRLEERAAEHDADVLFLGFLEREELPAFYSALDVFIFPSPVETQGLVALEATACGTPVVAVDAGALTDSVIHGETGYRYQQGSIGDCQWAITRCLEEADRLADLCRRRRPMLSVEHSIEQLAAIYDGL, from the coding sequence ATGACGCGAACGGAGTCCGTAGCCGCCTTTACCGACCTCTATCTCCCGACGGTCAACGGGGTGACGTACACGATTCAACTCTGGCGCGAACGCTGGCAACAGCGTCGGGGTTCGATGTCTATCGTCTACCCGAAAATGGAAGGCTACGAGCCAGAGCAGGGCGAGTATCCACTTCGCAGTGTCCGTGCTCCCCTGTATCCACAGTATCGTCTCGGCCTTCCATCGGTTCCGGACGGCCTCGAGACGCCGGACCTGGTCCACGTCCACACGCCGTTTTCGGTCGGGTTTGCCGGCATTCGATACGCTCGAAAGCACTCGATTCCGGTTGTCGCCTCCTATCACACCTTGCTCGACGACCGGGCGAGCCAGCACGTTTCGGGAAACGTACTGGATGGGGTCAAACGAACCTGTCGACTCTACGAACGGACGTTTTTCGAGCGCGTCGATCACGTGACTGCACCGACATCGTTTGCGCGCGACCATTTACTCGAGACGGTCGACGCCGACGTCGACGTCACGGTCGTTTCGAACGGTATCGACACGGACTTCTTCCGCCCGGTGGACCCGACGTCGTTCCGACGGCGACACGACCTTCCGAACGATCGGCCACTGCTTGGGTACACCGGTCGCCACGGCGAGGAAAAACGCCTCGAGGAAGCCATCGACGCCGTTGCCGGGACCGAAATGACGCTCGTCCTGGGTGGCGACGGCCCGGCAAAGGATCGCCTCGAGGAGCGAGCGGCCGAGCACGATGCCGACGTTCTGTTTCTGGGTTTTCTCGAGCGAGAGGAACTTCCGGCGTTCTATTCGGCACTCGACGTGTTCATCTTTCCGAGTCCCGTCGAAACGCAGGGGCTGGTGGCGCTCGAGGCGACGGCCTGTGGGACCCCCGTGGTGGCCGTCGACGCGGGTGCACTGACGGATTCGGTAATTCACGGCGAGACCGGCTATCGCTATCAGCAGGGCTCGATCGGTGACTGCCAGTGGGCGATCACGCGCTGTCTCGAGGAGGCCGATCGACTGGCCGATCTGTGTCGACGACGGCGGCCGATGCTCTCGGTCGAACACTCGATCGAGCAGTTAGCGGCGATTTACGATGGGCTGTAG